DNA sequence from the Leptospira limi genome:
GAACAGATAACAGTTTTTCCTGTTTTTATCACCGCAGATAGTAGTTCATGATTCGTTAGATCCGCTGATGCAATTTTATACGCTGGCATTCCATATTTTTCGAGAATTTCTAAACTCTCCAAATCCCATGGTGTGCACAAAGGTAATGCTCCCTTTGATTTGCAGTAATCAAATACTTGAAAAAGAGATTCATTGTTTAACTGAAATTTATTTAATAAATCCAATACATATTGAGAACCCAAATCTTCACTTGCATCATCTGCATTTCCTTGATTATTATACAAGGATTCAAGATTTCTCATTTGGAATTTAATACAATCAGCTCCTGCTTCAATAGCCTCATCAACCAAACGTTTTGCTAATTCAATACTCCCATTATGATTGTTTCCAATTTCAGCAATAACAAAAGCCGGCGATTTATCATCTATGATGAACTCACCAATTTTTACTAATTCAGATTCTCGTTTTGCAATTGCAACTAAATGATGTTCTTTATCAATTAACGGGATGTAATCGACACCATTACCAAATGCAGTTGCAATTTTATCTGTCGGATCTGAATAAAAGAAAAATTTGAATTTTTTATTCGTTATATTGGAAACGGGAATATTTAAATCGATGTTAGTTTGCTGTAGTAACCATCTTCTAAAATCACCGTCAGTCAATACACCTTCTAAAACTCCATTTTCAGTAACTGAAAAAACAATTTTAGATTTACTATCACTGATTTTTTTAAGAGCAGATGCTATACTTTCTTCTGAAAAAACTATAAAATTTGAAATATCTTTTGTAATATTCATATATAAATCTATTTTACTAAAATTGCACTTATAGTATCACAAGCCCCAATGGAAGCTAGGACATTCGCATAAGCAGACTGTAAATCGGGGTTATTTAATAATGGCCATGCTTTATGACCACCTGGTTTCGATTTCGACAACCAATACAAATGATTAGATAAAGGATAACGCTGAATTTGTTTGATCATTTGGACTTTGAGTCCAGCCATTTCAGCAAGTTTTCTAAGTGTAAATTCGTTATATAAATAAAGATGACAACTCCAGTATGTAAATTCTTGAAATGGGATACTTCCATATAAAGTCAAAAGTGCATCTTGACTGGAAGGCACTTCTACAAGTAATTTCCCTGAGTTTGATTTGAGATGCATACTTAGTTTTTTTAAAATTGGAACAGGATCAGATAAATGTTCTATCACATGAAAAGCTGTAATCCAATCATACTCACCTTCAAGTTCAGATAGTGATTCGTAAACCTTTAGTCCTTGGCTTAAAAAATAAGGCTGCAAACGTTTTTCAAGTTCAACACCTGCAACTTCCTTACATAACGGAGTAACCAATTTTAAAAAAGCCCCATTACCGCAGCCAAAATCCAGAAGAGTTTGATTCGGTAATGATAGCCGTAAATCCTGAAAACGGCGATTATCATCCATTTCCGTATTTCGAATCCATTCATCTATAGGAACATTCCCATCGTGCATCCCAGAATTTTGATAAAATTCTTCTTCAGATTGAATTTGTGATGATAAATAAACCAAACCACAATGACTACATTCTCGAATCTCTAAACTTGGATTATCGCGAACCTTTCCTGGTCGGACACTCCACTTTTCTGATGAACAAATATAACAATTCAATTTGGTTCTCCGTAACAAGGTAACAGCAAAAATTTAAGCATTTTTAATAAATATTTCGGCTAACTTAAAATCAAATTCAGTATCTATATCAATTGAAGAAGATTGATCCATTTCATATGTAATTATTTTTCCACCTAACCGGTTTTTATCTTTTAAGATTACCCAAGGTTTAAAAATATAAAAGGACCCATTTTCTTTAAAACGTTTTTCCATGTCTTGTCGCATAGGTCGAATTTTGTAATCATGGTGCCAGGGAATCGCATTGTTTCCGTCTTCTTTCCAAAGAAATCCATGAAATTCGCAAACTGATAACAAAGAATCTGCTTTCATTGAAATCAATTTTTCGATTGCTTCATCCAAATCAGCGGAACTTCGAATCGGTGAAGTACATTGCATAAAGACAATGATATCATTTTCCGGATCCATTTCATCCCATTCGCTAATGGCATGTATAATTGCTTCTTCTGAACTTGATTTATCGGTAGCATACATTGCCGGTCGATTGATTATTTTTGCCCCTGCTGATTTTGAAATATTAGCTATTTTCTCATCATCTGTAGAAACATAAACTTCCTGAATGTATTTTGACTCCAATGCATCTTCGATACTCCATTCGATCAGTGGTTTACCACCTAAATTTCGAATGTTTTTCCCAGGTACACCTTTTGAGCCGCCCCGGGCGGCAATAATTGCCCTTATTTTTTTATCTTTCATCTGGAATCCATTCGTCTGTTCATCATTAGTATAAAAATCTCAGTTTATAATTTCAGAAAGAAGAGTTTGAAATTTACTATTTCCCGGATCAAAAACCATCAACTGCTCGAAGTTAGAGAAATTTAATTCCTTTTGCCATTCAGAATGATCAATGGAAAACAAATGATCCAATACAGAAATCAAATGATTTTCATCAGGAAGATTGCACCAAAATTTACCCTGATCAGGATAAACAGAAGGCCACCCAAATTTTCTATCTTCCATATTTAATAAAGAAGAACGAATAGGAAAAAATGCAGTTTTATTTCCACGTATTGCAGATTCGTATCCAAGCGTAGAATCCAAAGAAACCACTACTTCCGCTTCATCAACAGCATGATAAGCGGTATCAGAATTTGAATTTTCGATAAACCGAAGATTTGTCGAAGCTAATGAAAGAAAATATTCCTTCTCAAAGGAACCTTTTCCACTCATTATGATCGCAACTTCCTTATTGTTTTTTTCCGCATATTTAGATAAAGAGGAAAGAACAATGGAATCAGGACGAGTAAAAAAATCCTCAAAGGAAAATAGTCGATCTTGAATTCTAATTTCGCCTTTCTCTCTATGTTGAGAGATAAAACAAATTAAATCCTTATTTTTAGTACCAGAAACAGGAACACGATTGTTTTTAATCGATCCAATCGAAATAGTCTTACCTGCAATATGTTTGGAATACAATTGAGAAATACCAGATCCAAACAAACATAAATAGTCAGTATGATGGTTTTCTAATGAACGGTCACCCAATTGCCGAAAAAAAGAAGAATCTCTAATACCATTTTGTACGGATACGGTTTTGATATTTTCATGAACTCTTTTGATTTCATAAAAATAATTGGAGTTATCAATGAAAGTTAGAACTAAATTTGGAGAAACATTCTTAAGGTAAGTATCAATATAATTTCGGAAAAGCCCTCTTTTGCCACCGCCAAAAAAAGATAGAAACAAAACAAATAAATTAATCTCCTCTCCTCTGTTATGAAATATAGCAACAGGATCTGAAGAAGGAAATTCTTTTAGGATATCATCCGATCCACAAAAATCAAAAATGAGGTATTGATTTTTTGGTGGTCGAAACCATCTTTTTTTTGCCTTAATTACATAGAGAAAAAAAAGGAATAACTTGGAAAGTTTAGCCACTAATATCCTATTTTATTCAAAGCTTTTTTATATTCATCCCATTCTCCAGTATCTGTCCAAGAGCCTTCTCTGATTGGATAAACTCCGACTCTACCTTTTGCTGCCTGCACTGCAGATATTAGATCTGTCATATGGAAAAAAGTATCCGCTGGTATATAGGAAAATACTTCAGGATTCAAAACATACATTCCAGTATTAACTAAAAAATTATACTCTGGTTTTTCTTGAATTCTAACTAATTCATCTTTCTCAATCTCACAAACACCGTAAGGAATGCTATAGTGTTTAATGGATGCAATCAGTGTCAGTAGATTGCCTGAATTTAAATGATGATCCATGATATTTTTATAATCGGCATCTATTAAAATATCACAATTCGAAACAAAAAAAGGTAAAGAAAGTTTCCCTTCTAAATACTTTAGTGCGCCCGCTGTTCCTAACGGTTTTTCTTCATGAACATAACTTACTTTATATGGAGGTGATAGTTCTTCCATATATGCTTTAATGATACCTGACTTATGATTTACTGATAAATAAAAATCATCGATATCATACTCTCTAAATTTATCGATAATGACTTCCAATATGGTTTTATCGCCTACAGGAATTAAAGGTTTAGGAAGAACTTTGGTGAGAGGATCAAGCCTAGTTCCCTTCCCTCCTGCCATAATAACAACAGGATGGTTTAATTTTTGTTTCAGTTTTCTAGTAAGTTTATTTTCAATGAATAATTCCCAAACGAGATAGTCCTTCACTTCATGGTTTTTGTCCACTACAGGAACAACATCTATTTTAGATTCAGACATTCTCTGTTTTACAGTTTCGAAATCGTAGTTTTGTTCTACGAAGAAACAATTTTGATTACAAATTTCTGAAACCTTAACATCCAAACTTCCGCCGGATAGAATCCATCTGCGGATGTCACCGTCAGTCAGTGAACCCAAAAGTTTAGAATTAGAGTCTAATACAAATACAACTCTTCTTCCCGCTTCATCTAATCTCTTCATGGCAGTTTTGAGAAAAGACTCAGAGTCGATTAACAATGTTTCTATCGATGATATTTCCATATTCTATTACAAAACAAACTTTAGATCAAAAAATTTCTTTTTAAGAATGCCTGTTAAGTCAAACTTTTCCAATACTTTCACAATCTTTTCGCTAGCTCCACCTTCTCCATAAGGATTCATCACATTGGGTAAAAATGACTGAAACTCTGAGGAATAAAGTTTTAAAAAGGCAGATTTAATATTCTCATAATTTGGATCGCAGTCAATGACACTGGTGGCTTTTAATCGCCCTTTTTGTCTATCACCGATATTGATTGTACCAATACGAAAACTAGGTGCCTCAATGATACCGCTGGATGAATTTCCAACCACTGCGTCAACAAACTGTAAACAGGACAAATAACGCAAATGACCAAGAGATGCATAAGAACATGAATTGGAATGGGAACTTACGAATTCATGGATCAATTCAAAGATGATTCGACTATCCGTATCCGAATTGGGCATAGTAAAAATCAAACCGGTATCTGACAAAGTTGCCAAATAAGAAAGTAATTGCCTTATTTGATATTCCGCAGTTTGACCTTCGAGAGTCGCTGGATGAAACGTGATCAATAAATTCTTCTTTTTAAATTTAAAGTTGAGTGATGATTCTAATTCGTCTCTACTTAGTAATTTCAATTTTTTAATTCCATCGATTCCTAATCCACCTACTAAATGAATATGATCGGGATTTTCGCCCAACTGAAGGACTCGGTTTTTATATTCTTCCGCCGCTACAAAATGTAGGTGAGACATTTTCGAAATGGAATGCCGTATCCCTTCATCAAATGCTCCTTCCGTAGTTTCTCCACCGTGTAAATGAGCGACAGGAATTCTTGAAATTAAGGCGGCAGAGACAGACGAAAGAATTTCATAACGATCCCCAAGAACAAGGATTAAATCAGGTTTTAATTCAGAATATGCTTCTGAAAATCCGATCAATCCAAGACCCATTGATTTGGAGATACCAACAGGAGTATCCGAACTTAATAAAATTTCAATTTTCTTCTGAATTTTAAAACCATCGTTTTCAATTTCTTTATAGGTTAATCCAAACTCAGGGGATAAGTGCATACCTGTAACAATGATTTGTAAATCGAGATAATCCGACTCATGAATTCCTTGTATGACCCAACGAAGTAATCCGTAGTCAGCACGAGTACTAGTGACAACAGAAATTCTCTTTTTCATAATTCGATAAGTTCATCGGCTTGAAAGTTTCTTTTCGCTGGCTGGCCTATCACTAAATCCCAGTTCATTGGAGAAATGCCTGTGCCTGGTCTTTTCGTTGTAAGATTATCTTCTGAAAATAATTCTCCAACAGAAATATCTTTCGATGCAATAATAGATTTTCTAGCAATAGTAATATTTTTGGTTTCACTTTGGCTAGGAACCTTAATTCCATTGCCCATTGATTTTTCAATATTACGAATGGATGATATCATTGCTTTTAATTCTTTTGGCTCCAAAGAAGCTTTATGATCCGGGCCGGACATATTTTTATCCAATGTAAAATGTTTTTCAATTAAAGAGGCACCTAAAGCAACTGCGGCAATTGATACTTCGATCCCCGCAGTATGATCCGAATAACCAACATTGACATGAAATGCCGATTTTATAGAATTCATAGCATTTAAATTTACGTCTTCAAAGGGTGTAGGATAGTCTGTATTACAATGTAATACAGTAATATTTTTTCTTTC
Encoded proteins:
- a CDS encoding class I SAM-dependent methyltransferase produces the protein MNCYICSSEKWSVRPGKVRDNPSLEIRECSHCGLVYLSSQIQSEEEFYQNSGMHDGNVPIDEWIRNTEMDDNRRFQDLRLSLPNQTLLDFGCGNGAFLKLVTPLCKEVAGVELEKRLQPYFLSQGLKVYESLSELEGEYDWITAFHVIEHLSDPVPILKKLSMHLKSNSGKLLVEVPSSQDALLTLYGSIPFQEFTYWSCHLYLYNEFTLRKLAEMAGLKVQMIKQIQRYPLSNHLYWLSKSKPGGHKAWPLLNNPDLQSAYANVLASIGACDTISAILVK
- a CDS encoding acylneuraminate cytidylyltransferase family protein, giving the protein MKDKKIRAIIAARGGSKGVPGKNIRNLGGKPLIEWSIEDALESKYIQEVYVSTDDEKIANISKSAGAKIINRPAMYATDKSSSEEAIIHAISEWDEMDPENDIIVFMQCTSPIRSSADLDEAIEKLISMKADSLLSVCEFHGFLWKEDGNNAIPWHHDYKIRPMRQDMEKRFKENGSFYIFKPWVILKDKNRLGGKIITYEMDQSSSIDIDTEFDFKLAEIFIKNA
- a CDS encoding LA_1612 family putative O-antigen biosynthesis protein, with amino-acid sequence MAKLSKLFLFFLYVIKAKKRWFRPPKNQYLIFDFCGSDDILKEFPSSDPVAIFHNRGEEINLFVLFLSFFGGGKRGLFRNYIDTYLKNVSPNLVLTFIDNSNYFYEIKRVHENIKTVSVQNGIRDSSFFRQLGDRSLENHHTDYLCLFGSGISQLYSKHIAGKTISIGSIKNNRVPVSGTKNKDLICFISQHREKGEIRIQDRLFSFEDFFTRPDSIVLSSLSKYAEKNNKEVAIIMSGKGSFEKEYFLSLASTNLRFIENSNSDTAYHAVDEAEVVVSLDSTLGYESAIRGNKTAFFPIRSSLLNMEDRKFGWPSVYPDQGKFWCNLPDENHLISVLDHLFSIDHSEWQKELNFSNFEQLMVFDPGNSKFQTLLSEIIN
- a CDS encoding nucleotidyltransferase family protein, with the translated sequence MEISSIETLLIDSESFLKTAMKRLDEAGRRVVFVLDSNSKLLGSLTDGDIRRWILSGGSLDVKVSEICNQNCFFVEQNYDFETVKQRMSESKIDVVPVVDKNHEVKDYLVWELFIENKLTRKLKQKLNHPVVIMAGGKGTRLDPLTKVLPKPLIPVGDKTILEVIIDKFREYDIDDFYLSVNHKSGIIKAYMEELSPPYKVSYVHEEKPLGTAGALKYLEGKLSLPFFVSNCDILIDADYKNIMDHHLNSGNLLTLIASIKHYSIPYGVCEIEKDELVRIQEKPEYNFLVNTGMYVLNPEVFSYIPADTFFHMTDLISAVQAAKGRVGVYPIREGSWTDTGEWDEYKKALNKIGY
- the neuC gene encoding UDP-N-acetylglucosamine 2-epimerase, which encodes MKKRISVVTSTRADYGLLRWVIQGIHESDYLDLQIIVTGMHLSPEFGLTYKEIENDGFKIQKKIEILLSSDTPVGISKSMGLGLIGFSEAYSELKPDLILVLGDRYEILSSVSAALISRIPVAHLHGGETTEGAFDEGIRHSISKMSHLHFVAAEEYKNRVLQLGENPDHIHLVGGLGIDGIKKLKLLSRDELESSLNFKFKKKNLLITFHPATLEGQTAEYQIRQLLSYLATLSDTGLIFTMPNSDTDSRIIFELIHEFVSSHSNSCSYASLGHLRYLSCLQFVDAVVGNSSSGIIEAPSFRIGTINIGDRQKGRLKATSVIDCDPNYENIKSAFLKLYSSEFQSFLPNVMNPYGEGGASEKIVKVLEKFDLTGILKKKFFDLKFVL
- the neuB gene encoding N-acetylneuraminate synthase produces the protein MKTLIIAEAGVNHNGDINIAKQMIEIAKEAGADIVKFQTFQADAIASAKATRANYQIQNMKEDGSQLSMLKKLELDHSAHKELISYCGKVGIEFLSTAFDLKSLDLLKSLGITLWKIPSGEITNLPYLRKIGSFKEQIILSTGMSNLAEIENAISVLEKSGTERKNITVLHCNTDYPTPFEDVNLNAMNSIKSAFHVNVGYSDHTAGIEVSIAAVALGASLIEKHFTLDKNMSGPDHKASLEPKELKAMISSIRNIEKSMGNGIKVPSQSETKNITIARKSIIASKDISVGELFSEDNLTTKRPGTGISPMNWDLVIGQPAKRNFQADELIEL